One window from the genome of Streptomyces sp. NBC_01476 encodes:
- the rpmE gene encoding 50S ribosomal protein L31 — translation MKSGIHPEYYETQVTCTCGASFTTRSTEPSGQIRADVCSECHPFYTGKQKILDTGGRVARFEARFGKGKAAAGSAKK, via the coding sequence TTGAAGAGCGGCATCCACCCCGAGTACTACGAGACCCAGGTCACCTGTACCTGTGGCGCCTCGTTCACCACCCGCAGCACCGAGCCCAGCGGCCAGATCCGCGCCGATGTGTGCTCCGAGTGCCACCCGTTCTACACGGGCAAGCAGAAGATCCTCGACACCGGTGGCCGGGTGGCCCGCTTCGAGGCCCGCTTCGGCAAGGGCAAGGCGGCCGCCGGGTCCGCCAAGAAGTAG
- a CDS encoding LCP family protein codes for MADDQQVPGGSSPLGASAGRRRRRRVLHVVAWSVAGLVLVAGGGAGYLYYRLNGNIHSVDIDSALGRDRPARLANGSTDILVLGSDSRSGANSVYGHNSGTARSDTAMIVHLNKGRKTASVVSIPRDTLVTRPSCENSDGRAEPAARSVMFNTAYAVGGPVCAVKTVERLTGLRMDHYIEVDFTGFKNMINALDGVPLTTTQAINDPKSHLRLAAGTHTLSGEQALGLVRTRHGVADGSDLGRIQLQQAFMKALMNRISGLGLLTSPTKLFSVADTATKAVTTDTGLGSVSKLMGLAQSVQHLKSGDVHMVTLPVRFAPSDPNRVEPIGKQADMVWAALKADKPIPPAATKGSAADDVNAGTVVGGD; via the coding sequence ATGGCGGACGATCAGCAGGTGCCGGGCGGGTCCAGCCCCCTGGGGGCCTCGGCGGGGCGCAGGCGCCGCCGCAGGGTCCTGCACGTGGTGGCCTGGTCCGTCGCGGGACTGGTGCTGGTCGCGGGCGGCGGCGCCGGCTATCTCTACTACCGGCTGAACGGCAACATCCACAGCGTCGACATCGACTCGGCGCTGGGCCGCGACCGGCCGGCGCGGCTCGCCAACGGCTCGACGGACATCCTGGTGCTCGGCTCCGACTCGCGCTCCGGCGCCAACTCCGTGTACGGCCACAACAGCGGCACCGCCCGCTCGGACACCGCGATGATCGTGCACCTCAACAAGGGCCGCAAGACCGCCAGCGTGGTCAGCATCCCGCGCGACACCCTGGTCACCCGCCCGTCCTGCGAGAACTCCGACGGCAGGGCCGAGCCGGCCGCCCGGTCGGTGATGTTCAACACCGCCTACGCGGTCGGCGGCCCGGTCTGCGCGGTCAAGACGGTGGAGCGGCTCACCGGGCTGCGGATGGACCACTACATCGAGGTCGACTTCACCGGCTTCAAGAACATGATCAACGCGCTGGACGGCGTCCCGCTGACCACCACCCAGGCGATCAACGACCCGAAGAGCCACCTGCGGCTGGCGGCCGGCACCCACACGCTCAGCGGCGAGCAGGCGCTCGGCCTGGTCCGCACCCGGCACGGCGTCGCGGACGGCAGCGACCTGGGCCGTATCCAGCTCCAGCAGGCATTCATGAAGGCGCTGATGAACCGGATCAGCGGCCTCGGCCTGCTGACCAGCCCCACCAAGCTCTTCTCGGTCGCCGACACCGCCACCAAGGCGGTCACCACCGACACCGGCCTCGGCTCGGTCAGCAAGCTGATGGGCCTGGCGCAGAGCGTGCAGCACCTGAAATCCGGCGATGTGCACATGGTGACGCTGCCGGTACGGTTCGCGCCCAGCGACCCCAACCGGGTCGAGCCGATCGGGAAGCAGGCGGACATGGTGTGGGCCGCGCTCAAGGCCGACAAGCCCATCCCGCCCGCCGCCACCAAGGGTTCCGCGGCCGACGACGTCAACGCCGGCACGGTGGTCGGCGGGGACTAG
- the prmC gene encoding peptide chain release factor N(5)-glutamine methyltransferase gives MNLLLAEVAQAAQRLADAGVPSPRFDAEELAAYVHGVKRGELHSVADSEFDARYWEAVARREAREPLQHITGRAFFRYLELHVGPGVFVPRPETESVVGWAIDAVRAMDVAEPLIVDLCTGSGAIALALAQEVPRSRVHAVELSEQALEWARKNVAGSKVDLRQGNALDAFPDLNGQVDLVISNPPYIPLTEWEYVAPEARDHDPELALFSGEDGLDTIRGIERTAQRLLRPGGVVVIEHADSQGGQVPWIFKEDAGWADAADHPDLNNRPRFTTARKARP, from the coding sequence GTGAACCTGCTGCTCGCCGAGGTGGCGCAGGCCGCCCAGCGACTCGCCGACGCGGGCGTGCCGTCGCCGCGCTTCGACGCCGAGGAGCTGGCCGCGTACGTCCACGGCGTCAAGCGCGGTGAGCTGCACAGCGTGGCCGACTCCGAGTTCGACGCGCGCTACTGGGAGGCCGTCGCGCGCCGCGAGGCCCGCGAACCGCTGCAGCACATCACCGGCCGCGCCTTCTTCCGCTACCTCGAACTCCACGTCGGCCCGGGGGTGTTCGTGCCCCGGCCGGAGACCGAGTCGGTGGTCGGCTGGGCCATAGACGCGGTCCGGGCGATGGATGTCGCCGAGCCGCTCATCGTCGATCTGTGCACTGGCTCGGGCGCCATCGCGCTCGCCCTGGCCCAGGAGGTGCCGCGCTCCCGGGTGCACGCCGTGGAGCTGTCGGAACAGGCCCTGGAATGGGCCCGGAAGAACGTCGCGGGCAGCAAGGTCGACCTGCGCCAGGGGAACGCGCTGGACGCCTTCCCCGACCTCAACGGCCAAGTGGACCTGGTCATTTCGAACCCGCCCTACATCCCGCTCACCGAGTGGGAGTACGTGGCGCCAGAAGCCCGCGACCACGACCCCGAACTCGCCCTGTTCTCCGGCGAGGACGGGCTCGACACCATTCGCGGCATCGAACGCACCGCCCAGCGGCTGCTGCGGCCCGGTGGCGTCGTCGTCATCGAGCACGCCGACTCCCAGGGCGGTCAAGTCCCCTGGATCTTCAAGGAGGACGCGGGCTGGGCGGACGCGGCCGACCACCCCGATCTCAACAACCGCCCGCGGTTCACGACGGCTCGGAAGGCGCGGCCGTAA
- the prfA gene encoding peptide chain release factor 1, translating into MFEAVEELIGEHADLEKQLADPSVHADQANARKLNKRYAELTPIVSSYRSWRQLGDDIDTARELGQDDPDFAAEVKELEKEREELTERLRLLLVPRDPNDDKDVILEVKAGEGGEESALFAGDLLRMYLRYAERVGWKTEILDANASDLGGYKDVQVAVKARASHEPGQGVWARLKYEGGVHRVQRVPATESQGRIHTSAAGVLVTPEAEDVEVEIGPNDLRIDVYRSSGPGGQSVNTTDSAVRITHLPSGLVVSCQNEKSQLQNKESAMRILRSRLLAAAQEEAEREASDARRSQVRTVDRSERIRTYNFPENRISDHRVGFKAYNLDQVLDGDLDAMIQACVDADSAAKLAAAGDGSS; encoded by the coding sequence ATGTTCGAGGCCGTCGAGGAACTCATCGGCGAACACGCCGACCTCGAAAAGCAGCTTGCCGACCCCTCGGTCCACGCGGACCAGGCCAACGCCCGCAAGCTCAACAAGCGTTACGCGGAACTCACGCCGATCGTGTCCAGCTACCGCTCCTGGCGGCAGCTCGGCGACGACATCGACACCGCCCGCGAACTCGGCCAGGACGACCCGGACTTCGCCGCCGAGGTGAAGGAGCTGGAGAAGGAGCGCGAGGAGCTGACCGAGCGGCTGCGGCTGCTGCTGGTCCCCCGCGACCCCAACGACGACAAGGACGTCATCCTGGAGGTCAAGGCGGGTGAGGGCGGCGAGGAGTCCGCGCTCTTCGCCGGCGACCTGCTGCGGATGTATCTGCGGTACGCCGAGCGGGTCGGCTGGAAGACCGAGATCCTCGACGCCAACGCCTCCGACCTCGGCGGCTACAAGGACGTCCAGGTCGCGGTGAAGGCCAGGGCGAGCCACGAGCCGGGCCAGGGCGTCTGGGCGCGGCTGAAGTACGAGGGCGGCGTGCACCGGGTGCAGCGGGTGCCCGCGACCGAGTCCCAGGGCCGTATCCACACCTCCGCGGCCGGCGTGCTGGTCACCCCGGAGGCGGAGGACGTCGAGGTCGAGATCGGCCCCAACGACCTGCGGATCGACGTCTACCGGTCCTCCGGGCCCGGCGGTCAGTCGGTCAACACCACCGACTCCGCGGTCCGCATCACCCACCTGCCGTCCGGCCTGGTCGTCTCCTGCCAGAACGAGAAGAGCCAGCTGCAGAACAAGGAGTCGGCGATGCGCATCCTGCGCTCCCGGCTGCTGGCCGCCGCCCAGGAGGAGGCCGAGCGGGAGGCGTCCGACGCCCGCCGCAGCCAGGTCCGTACGGTGGACCGCTCGGAGCGGATCCGCACCTACAACTTCCCGGAGAACCGCATCTCGGACCACCGGGTGGGCTTCAAGGCGTACAACTTGGACCAGGTACTCGACGGGGACCTCGACGCGATGATCCAGGCCTGTGTGGACGCCGACTCGGCCGCCAAGCTGGCCGCGGCCGGCGACGGCAGCAGCTGA